A genome region from Pseudoalteromonas tetraodonis includes the following:
- the aroA gene encoding 3-phosphoshikimate 1-carboxyvinyltransferase, protein MEQLFLAPISQVNGSVTLPGSKSLSNRILLLAALSNGTTVVENLLDSDDIRHMLGALKHLGVNVTLNTERTVATVEGVSGVFNTPTEPLFLGNAGTAYRPLTAVLSAIAGEYELIGEPRMEERPIGHLVDALQALGGNVSYLKNKDYPPLKIIGGQIAGGEVEIDGSISSQFLTALLMAAPLFKGDTHIKIKGTLVSKPYIDITLDVMARFGVTVEHDNYTTFFVKGAQQYQAVERIMVEGDASSASYFIAAAAIAGGEIEIKGVGAKSVQGDIGFAKVMEQVGAKIDWYDERLVVRKGELNGIDIDANAIPDAAMTLATVALFAKGPTAIRNIYNWRVKETDRLHAMATELRKVGAEVVEGHDFIEITPPKQFNNVAVDTYDDHRIAMCFAMVAVGGKPITINDPACTYKTFPTFFKVLASVSK, encoded by the coding sequence ATGGAGCAACTTTTCTTAGCCCCTATTTCACAAGTGAATGGCAGTGTGACATTACCGGGTTCAAAGAGTTTATCAAACCGAATTTTATTATTAGCAGCATTATCTAACGGCACCACGGTTGTTGAAAATTTACTCGACAGCGACGATATTCGCCATATGCTGGGTGCGTTAAAGCACTTGGGCGTTAATGTAACGCTTAATACTGAACGCACCGTAGCAACCGTAGAGGGCGTAAGTGGCGTGTTTAATACGCCAACTGAGCCGTTGTTTTTAGGTAATGCAGGTACAGCGTATCGGCCATTAACGGCAGTACTGAGTGCGATTGCTGGTGAGTATGAGTTAATTGGTGAGCCGCGCATGGAAGAGCGCCCTATAGGGCATTTAGTTGATGCATTACAAGCCTTGGGTGGTAATGTAAGTTATTTAAAAAATAAAGATTACCCGCCACTTAAAATTATCGGTGGGCAAATAGCCGGCGGTGAAGTCGAAATTGACGGCAGTATTTCAAGTCAATTTTTAACGGCGCTGCTCATGGCTGCGCCGTTATTTAAAGGCGATACACACATTAAAATTAAAGGTACCTTAGTCTCTAAGCCTTATATTGATATTACGCTGGATGTGATGGCGCGCTTTGGTGTAACTGTTGAGCATGATAATTACACCACGTTCTTCGTTAAAGGTGCCCAGCAATACCAAGCGGTTGAGCGCATAATGGTTGAAGGTGATGCTTCATCGGCTTCTTATTTTATTGCTGCTGCAGCAATTGCCGGTGGCGAAATAGAAATTAAAGGCGTTGGCGCTAAATCAGTTCAAGGTGATATTGGCTTTGCTAAAGTGATGGAGCAAGTGGGTGCCAAAATTGATTGGTATGACGAGCGTTTAGTTGTTCGTAAAGGCGAGCTTAACGGTATCGATATAGATGCTAATGCGATACCTGATGCTGCAATGACCTTGGCGACTGTTGCCTTGTTTGCTAAAGGGCCAACCGCTATTCGTAATATTTATAACTGGCGGGTAAAAGAAACTGACCGTTTACATGCAATGGCCACCGAGCTTAGAAAAGTAGGGGCTGAAGTGGTTGAAGGGCACGACTTTATTGAGATCACACCGCCAAAGCAATTTAATAATGTGGCTGTAGATACCTACGACGATCACCGTATTGCCATGTGCTTTGCAATGGTGGCAGTAGGGGGTAAGCCCATAACGATTAACGATCCGGCCTGTACTTATAAGACATTCCCAACATTTTTCAAAGTGTTAGCATCTGTCAGTAAATAG